TTGTCGTTCTGGGGCTGAATGTCGGAAGCTTCGGATCCGAAGTGGTGCGCGGTGCTCTTGAAGCGATCCCGAAAGGGCAAATCGAAGCTGCACGTGCGCTGAATTACACCACTCCCCGGGCCTTTCTCCATATTCTGTTGCCCCAGGCCATGCGCATCGCAATCAAGCCTTCGGCAAATATGATGGTGGATCTTCTTAAACTGACACCGATCACCTCGCTGGTTACGGTCTCTGAGTTGACTCGAAATGCCATGGTGATGCGAACCCAGACCGGCAGCACGATGAGTACGCTGCTTTGCATCTTCGTGATCTATTTCATTCTTGCCTCGGCGATCTACTGGGTCATGAACCGCGTCGAGGCACGCGTGTTCCGCAGCCGCACAACAGAGGACGAAAAGGGGCGCGTTGCAGCATGATCTGGAATAATGAATTCGCGATCTCAATTCTGCCAAAACTTCTGCAAGGCCTGCTTACCACCATTCAGGCGACATTCCTAGGGTCTTTGTTGGCTCTTGTGCTGGGCCTATTGCTGGCACTGGTTCAACGGTCGCCGAAAAAAATCATCCGATCAGCCGGGTATGCTGTAACAGAGCTTCTGCGAAGGACGCCGCTTCTCGTGCATCTTTACCTTCTGTTCTATGCGTTTCCTGAAGTCGGCGTGGTGCTGAGCCCGCTTACGGCAGGGGTGCTGGCGCTTGGGCTTCACACTGGATCCTATATGGCAGCGGTGTATCAATCTGGCATTGAGGCTGTTCCGAACGGACAATGGGAGGCCGCCAAATCCCTCGGATATACCCGCTCGCGGATATGGACAAAGATCATCCTGCCACAGGCAATTCCGATGATGATACCGGCACTTGGCAATTATATCCTCCTTATGTTCAAGGAAAGTGCGATCCTTTCGGTGATTGCGGTTCCCGAGGCGATGCAGGCAGCCATGTCCATCGGTAGCCGGTCCTATCGCTACTTTGAGGCGGTAACTGTGGTCGGGATTCTCTATCTCGTGATCAGCCTTCCTATTGCAGTAGTGCTGCGGCACCTGGAATCCAAACTGGCGATCAAACGCCAGTAATAAAATCTCGTCAAAAAGCCAACAGGAGTAATCATGACACAGAAAGCCAAAGCCGGTATCATGACCGCCATTGCCACAATCAGCCTGATGATTTCCGGTATCCCGGCTGTTGCCGAGGGCAAACTGGAGGCCATTAAATCGGCCGGAGTGATTCAGATGGGCGTGGCAACAGAGCCGCCTTTCTCAGAGCTGAAGGCCGATGGCACATTGACCGGGGCTGACCCGGATGTCGCACGACTTGTATTCTCAGATCTTGGCAATGTTGATCTGAACCCTAATGTGGTGGACTGGGGCGCTCTTATTCCTGGTCTTATGGCAAATCGCTTTGATGCGATCGCGACCGGCCTGATCATTACGCCTGATCGTTGCAATGCGGTGCTGTTCTCTGAGCCGGTCCTGTGCATGGCGGAAGCCTTTATCGTTCGTAAGGGCAACCCCAAAGCGGTGACAACATATGAAGAGCTTGTGGCAAGCGATGCGATCTTCGCCGCCGTTTCCGGGACCGAAACAAGCCGTGCGCTGTCATTGGGTATGCCAGAAGACCGCATCATGCTGGTTCCCGATATTTTTGCTGCGGTCGAACTGCTGAAAAGCGGGCGCGCCGATATTATCGGTTTCCCCGATGTCACGCTCTACCAGGCGATGAAATCGCTCTCGGAAGACGAATATGAACTGCTTTCAAAGGTCGAAGGCGAGCCGGTTTCCTGCACGGCTGCGGCTTTCAATCCGGCAAATCAGGATGTCAGGGATTTCTACGACTCCCGCATGGTGGCCTTGCGGGAATCGGGGGAGCTGCAAAAGATTCTCTCTGCCTATGGTTTTGACCCCGATCTGCCGGCCACGCTCTCGCGTACCGATCTTTGCGGTGCTCCGAACTGAGCGCATTTCGCCCGGACCTGTCGGGTCCGGGCTCCCTTCATCTCCCTGCGGATTTCCAATGCCCCTTCCTCCCCTCCCGGATGCTGAGCGCCTGACCAGATGGGCGCAGGCCTTCGCCCGTTTCCCTAGCCCCCAGACCGGGCTTTTCGAGGCAGAGCCTCAGGTTCAGGCCTTCCTTGCCGGTCCGGTGAGCGCCGTTCTGGATGAGTGCGGCCTGAACGCCCGCCGGGATGCGATGGGAAGCCTGATCGTTGATATCGCGGGATCCGAGCCCGGGCCTTCGCTTCTTGTGATGGCCTATGCCATGACCCATCCGGCGGCGCGGATGGAAGACCCCTATGAGGCGCGGCTTATTGACGGAGGCACCCGCCTGCGCGGGCGCGGCCTTGCCGAGCAGAAAGGTGCCCTTGTTGCGGCAATTGCGGCGGTGGCGGCGGCAGCGCCTGCGATCACAACGGGCCGGTTGGTTCTTGTCATCTCGTCCGCTGGTGAGACCGGGCGCCATGACGCTGCACGGGCTGCCCTTACCGAGCTGGATTTCGTGCCCGATGCTGCGATCATTGCCATTGGCACATCGGGCCGCCTTGCCCTGGCCAATAAGGGCAGGATCGACGTTGATATCTGCGTCCGGGGGCAGGCGGCGCATTCCTCGACCCCATGGGCGGGCGTAGATGCCATCACGGGAGCCCGCCAGGTGCTGGACCGGGTGCTGGCGCTCGATCCGGGTGACAGGGCGCATCCGGGCCTTGGCCGGGCGACACTGGTTGCAACTTCGATCCGCTCGCTGCCCGAGGCGACCCATACGATCCAGGACGAGGTGAACCTGACGTTCGACCGCCGCCTTCTGCCGGGCGACGATGCTGAGGATGCCTTTGCCGCCATCGCATCGGCCGCCGCAATCGGCGCGCCCTGGCAGGTCGAGGTCTCTCGCGGCCCGCATATGTTTCCGGCCGAGATTGCCCCAGATGGCCGGCTGGCCCGGGCGGTGGCAGCGGGCTGCCATCTCGCCGGCCTTGCGCCACCGGAGCCGTTCTTCTCGGATGGTGCGCTTGATGCCGGGCTTTTTCATTCGCTGGGGGCCGAGGCTGCCATGTGGGGGCCGGGCGACATGTCCCTCTGGCACTCGGCCGAGGAGACAATCGCGCTTTCGGACATAGGCGATGCGGCGCGCGGCTATCTGGGGCTGATCCGCACCTGGCTCGCGTGACCCCTCGCAGAGGGAATGCGCATCCGTGCCGCATGACCCATGCCCAAGACATGCACGGATAAGACTAAAACCGGAGTTAAGAATGCTTTCTGAATTCAAACCGCTGCGCGTCGGCCTGGTCGGATGCGGAGGGATGGGGATACGCCACGCACGCGCAGTCTCCGGGATGCGCGCCCGCGGATGCGCGGTTGTCGAGATCGTGGCGATCTGTGACGCTGAGGAAGGCCGCAGGGAAGTGGTTGCCGGGCTGATTGCGAAAGATGGTCGCCGACCGGCGGAATACGCGGATCCGGCAGCTCTTTTTGCCGATCCGAATGTAGAGGCCGTGGATATCGTGCTGCCCACGTCCCTGCATCACGTGATGATCCTTGAGGCGCTGGCGGCAGGCAAACATGTGCTGGTCGAAAAGCCGCTCGCGCTGACTGTCGCGGCATGCGACCTGATCGTTGAGGCGGCAGGGAGCACGAATCTGGTCGTGGCGGTTGCCGAGAATTATCGCCGCATCGCCAGCAACCGGGCGGTGGCTGGCCTGATCCGCGAGGGTGCTTTCGGGCCGCTTGATGCGATGTATGCGCGAAATTTTGCTTCGCCTGAGCCGCCGGTCAAGGCGGGAGAGTGCCCGGTTGCCGCTCCGCCCTGGTATCGTGACCGCCGCAGCGCCGGCGGCTATCATGTGCTGGAAATTGGCGTACATGAGGCTGATCTTCAGCACTTCTGGTTCGGCCCGGTCCGCAGTGTCGAGGCAAGAATCGGCTTCTTCTCGCGGAAGCGCGACAATCAGGCCTTTCCCAGCGAGGATCTGCTGACCGCTTCTTTCGGTTTCGACGGCGGCTTTACCAGCCATATCGATTTTTGCTCGACCATTCGCGGCTATGAAACCGCAGATCGCTTGCTGATCGGGCGGGAGGCTGTGGTGAGCAGCAATGCCTGGCATGCCTGGCAAGGCGGCGAGGTCCGCTTCGAGGATGGCCGGCGTGAGGCGCTGGACCGGATGATCGCGACCTGGATTGACCAGCTTGCGCCGGAACACCGCGCCCAGGTTCTGCCCCATGGGGCGTGGATCGAGGATTCGGAGGCGCTGGCAACAGAACCGCTGACCTATGGCGTCGGGCTGGCGATCCATGACTTTGCCCGTGCGGCGCGCAGCGGCACCCAGCCGGAAATCAATGCCGAGCAGGCGCGGCGCGCGGTCGCAACCTGCTGCGCTATGCTGGAATCCGCCGAGCTCGGGACCCGGGTTGATGTTGACGATGTGTTGAGCGGCGCGCTGCGCGCCGGACAAGCGCCCCTCAACCAGGCAATCGGATTGGCGTGATCATGACCCTTCAGCATCAGCTTACCGGTCGTTTTGCGGTGGTAACGGGCGCGGCACAGGGGATCGGTGCGGAGATTGCCCGCTCTTTGCAGGAGGCGGGGGCCAGCGTGCTGGGGCTTGACCGTGAGGCCGGGCCGGATTGCATTGCCTGCGATCTGGCGGATCCCGGGCAGATAGCGGCAGCTGCGGCTGAAGTGGTGACCCGTTTCGGCCGCGTTGATATTCTGGTGAACAATGCCGGGGTTAATGAAAAACGCGGCCTTGATGAGATCGATCTTGCCCATCTGGACCGGCTGATCGGGATCAACCTGCGGGCACCGATCCTTCTGACCGCCGCGCTCGCCCGGCACATGGCTCCGGGCGGGCGAATCATCAATATTGCCTCGGAGCTGGCCTATACCGGGCGGGCCTGCGGCTCGGTCTATGCCGCGACCAAGGGCGCGATGCTGTCGCTGACGCGGTCCTGGGCGCGTGAACTTGCCCCCGGCATTCTGGTCAATGCCGTGGCACCGGGGCCGGTTGATACCGGGATGCTTGGTTTCGCGACCCTGCCGCCGGAACGGCGCGCCGCCGAGACAGACAATCCGCTGGGCCGTATCGGCGAAGTGTCCGAAATTGCGGCAACGGTGCTGTTTCTCTGCGGTCCGGGCGGAAATTTATATACAGGTCAATGCCTTGGTCCGAATGGTGGCATCGTGATGACCTGAGGCTGCCACCGCTAATCATAGCAAACAGAGGGAAAAATGACGGAAAGCACTGCGGTCAGGATAGAACTTGCAACCCGAGATAACTTCGCCCCCTTCGGGCATCTGATCTCACCCGAAGACGGTATGCCCGATTTCGCGGGTCCGAATTATTCGACCTGGCGCTATCCGCTTCACCTCGGTGGAACCGCCGATCTGACCATGCTGCGCCACCAGTACCGGCCGGTGGTCTGCGCGCGGCTTGAGCGGCATTCGGAAATTACAGAACTCCGGGTTCCGCTGGATCACCGGCCGTCGATTGTCTTCCTCGCCGCCACCCCGCATGAGCCATCGCCCGCTGAGGTTCATGGCTTTCTGGTGCCGGGGGATTGCTCCATCCTGATCGCGCGTGACTGCTGGCACTCCTCTTCCTTTGCGACAGATCCCAGAGGGGCACAGTTCATCCTGATCTCGGATCGGGAAACCGAGGCAGAGCTTGAAGAGGCCGGGCTGGACGGCACACCGGCCATCCGAACTCAGGTTCTAGACTGGACCGGCAAGGCCTGCCTTGTTCCGGATTTCGGGTCGCTGGGCAAAGCTTTCGACAGGTTCCGCTAGCACGAAATCCAGTGGCGCGCAGCACGCCTGCCCTTTCGAAAAGGGTCTGCTTCGGTCCTGTTACTGGCGGAACGATGTCTTTACAACAGGCGAAAGGGAAGGGGCCGCCGCATGGATATCCGCTGGCTACAGGATTTTCTGGCTCTGGCCGAATTGCGCAGCTTTACCCGCGCGGCCGAGTTTCGGAGCCTGTCACAGGCTGCCTTTTCGCGCCGGATGCAATCGCTGGAGCATTGGGTCGGGGCAGAGCTGGTTCGCAAGGGCTCGCAGCCGGTGCAGCTGACCGAGGCCGGTGCGCAGTTTCGCGAAGAGGCGCGTGGCACGGTTGACCGGCTGCTGGAGGCGCGGGCCAGCGCAAGGGCAAGCCTTTTCGAGACACGCACCCAGATCCGTCTCGCCATGCCTTCGGTGCTGGCGCGCAGCGATTTCCGACGCGTGATGGAGGGGCTGCCGCTGGCAAAGGATCTTTCCTTTGCCGTGATCGTCGGCACCACAGCCGAAGTGACCGCGCGTTTTATCGCGGGGGACGCCGATCTGCTGATCGCGCATGATTCCCCGGCGCTTCCCTCGCATGAGCGGATGTTGCAACTGGACCGGCTGGTCCTGCGTCGCGACCGCTTTCGCCCCTATGCCGCAGCCGGGCGGGGTGATTTCGGCTTTCCCGGCACGCGCCAGCAGCCCTTCCCGCTGATCGGCTACGGTATGCGCGCCTATTTCGGGCAGCTGCAGGAAGAATTACTGAGCCGGACCGGCATACGCTCCAGTCATCGCCTGGTGGTGCAATGTGACATGTCCGACATTTTGCGCGAGGCGATTGCCGCAGGTTACGGCATCGGCTGGCTGCCTGAAAGCGCAGTCGGGGGTGAGACGGGACTCGTGCCGGTTGGCGGCCCGGAATGGGAGTTACCGATGGAGATCTGTGCCTTCCGGCCGCATCGCAGCCCGTCTGCACTGCTCGGGCGGGTCTGGGCGGCGCTGGCGGCAGAGGCCGGTTGAAAGGGCCTTGCATGGCTCATGCAGCATTTGCATTGGACGGCGGAAGGACGGCGCGCCCATCATCGGGCATATCGTAACCGAACAGTCATTCGCCGGACCTGACATGATGCAAACCACCCGTATCGAAGAAGACAATCTCGGAAATCTCGAGCTGCCTGCCACTTGCCTCTGGGGCGTGCATACCGCGCGCGCGGTTGAGAATTTCCCAATCTCGGGAATACCGCTGGCGGATTTTCCTGAATTCATCCGGGCTCTCGCGCAGGTGAAGCAGGCGGCAGCGCGTGCAAATCAGCGCCTTGGTGTCCTTCGCCCGGAGAAGGCGCGCGTGATCGATGAGGTCTGCGACGAGCTTATTGCCGGGCGCTGGCACGAGAGTTTTCGCGTCGATATGATCCAGGGCGGCGCCGGCACCTCGACCAATATGAATATGAACGAGGTCATCGCCAATCTGGCGCTGTTGAAAATGGGCCATCGCCCCGGCGATTACGCGCATCTGCATCCGAATGACGATGTGAACCGCTCGCAATCGACCAATGACGTCTATCCTTCGGCCATGCGGCTGGCCATGGTTGCGCAGTGCGCGGCGCTGAAGGCGGCACAGTTGCGGCTGGTTGCGGCGCTGGATGAACGCGCGCTCGCTTTCGCGCAGATCCGCAAGATCGGGCGCACCCAGCTCCAGGACGCGGTGCCGATGACGCTGGGCCAGGAATTTGCCGGTTTCGCCGTCACCATCCGCGAGGATATCGCCATCATCGAGCGGCTTTCGCAGCTTTTGCTTGAGATCAATCTGGGTGGCACCGCCATTGGTACAAGGGTCAATACGCCCGAGGGCTATGCCGAAATCGCCGTGACCGAACTGGCGCAGATCTCGGGGCTGGAGGTAAAGCTCGCGGGCGATCTGATCGAGGCGTCATCAGATACAGGTGCCTATGTCACCTTCTCCGGGGCGCTGAAGCGGATCGCGGTCAAACTCTCGAAAATCTGTAATGATCTGCGGCTGCTCTCGTCTGGTCCGCGTTCCGGGTTCATGGAAATCCGCCTGCCCGCGATGCAGGCCGGATCCTCGATCATGCCGGGCAAGGTCAATCCGGTGATCCCCGAAGTGGTCAATCAGATCGCTTTCCAGGTGATCGGCAACGATCTCACCGTGACCATGGCTGCCGAGGCGGGGCAATTGCAGCTGAACGCATTCGAGCCCATCATCGTGCTTAATGTACTGCAAAGCATTCGTATCCTGATCCAGGGCATGGATGTGCTGACTGCGCGCTGCATCAGCGGGATCGAGGCGAATATCGCACAATGCGAGGGTGCGCTGGAGAACAGCCTTGTTCTGGCGACGATGCTGGTTCCGCATATCGGTTACAGCAGGGCCGCAAGCATCGCCAAAGCCGCTCTGGCCGATGGGAGCACTGTGGCGGAAACGGCAGTCCGCCTGGGGTTCATGACATTGGCAGAGGTCGAAGCGGTGTACCACTGAACAGGCGGTATGCCGGCCCTGAGCGTTGGGCTGCCCCTGTTCCTGATCACACGGGCCCGCCTGTTCATGACCTTTCCTGCGGTTTTCATCACGGCACTCGCCGGGCTGGCGCTGCCTGGGACCATCGGGCGGAACCTCACCACGGCGAATGTCCGGTTTCCGGGCATTGGCGGGGCCATTTGGGGGGCTGCCGGTCAACCGTTCTCCTGTTCGCGGCGGAGGAGGGCATATTGCATGGTGTTCTCATAAATCGGCTGGCCTGCCGCATCGCTGGTGAAGGTGGCAAATTCGACGAATGTTCCCTCCTGCCGCATCCCCAGCCCTTCGCAAAGCTGGCGGGAGCGGGTTTTGTGATCCTCGACACAGGCATAGAGGCGGCGCGCCGCGGCAGTGCTGAAGAAGTAATCGAAAAGCGCCCGCGCCGCTTCAAGAGCAAAACCCCGGCCCGCGAAGGCCGGGTTAAAGTTCCAGCCGATCGAGACGGTGTCGGGCTCTTCCGCCTCGGGATGGGGGAAGAGATCCCCGATCAGCTGACCTGTACCTTTGAGCGCGACGGCGATCTGCTGATCATCACCGCTGCGCGTGGCGGTCTCTGCACGGGCCGCCGCCAGATCTGCCAGTCTCAGATCCAGAAAACAGCTGGACACCGGGGCCTGGAGATAGGCGAACAGCGCCTCTGCGTCACCCTCCTGGAAGTTGCGCAGGATGAGGCGTTCGGTCTCGATCGGTTGCATGATACATGGGGTATTTACGGCGCGCGCCGCTCAGTGTGCCGGTGATCCGGCAGGTTTGCGGTAGCTGGCGAGGGCGATGTAAACCACCACAGACAGGATCAGGACGGCCGAGGTGCTAAACAGCAGCGAACGGGTCTGCGTGTAGGTGGCCTTTCCGGTCTCGATCAGGGCGGTGCCCTGCGCGCCACCCAGCTCACTCGCCACGATATAGCTGTCGCCGATGCTGCGGGCGGCTCGTGCTGCGAGAGCGGGCGGCAGGGTCGCGGGCAAGTCGATGGCGCGGCTGAACACGCCGGAGATGAAGACGCCAAAGAAGGTGATGCCGCCCTTGCTGGCCTCGACCGAGCCCATGATCGCGATGGACGAGGCCGTCCGCCCGATGCTGAGAGTCAGGCCAAGTACGGCCAGCGCCGCGGGCACCGTGATGCCGGGGTCTGGAAATCGCTCTGCGCGATACAGGCAAGTGCCGCTGCTGCAATGGCCAGAGACAGGCTCGATACCAGCACATATTGCAGCTATTGCGCCAGCGTCAGCTCTGCCCGGGCGCACCCGGCCCGGTTACGGCAAAGTTGCGATACCAGCAGTCAGACACCAGTGTCGCACAGGCCCGCGTGCTATTTCAGGCGTGGAAGTGGTGCGCACGCCTGACCCGGGCGCCCGACGTTGCAGACCAGAACGGACGGCCGGGAAAGGCCGGTCGGCAATTGCGGCAGGGCCGCAGCGCCATGCCGCATTGACCTTCCCCGGCGTCAGGAGATAGCGGTTTGGGTATGAGGTCGCATCGGACAGGCTGGCTGCGCAATTTCGCGCTTTGGGTGCTTTTCGCGCCGTTTTTGCTGACCTCGCTGATTGCGCCGGGTGTGATGCCGGTGCGTGATGCCAGCGGTGTGCTGGTGCTGGTGATCTGTTCGGCCGAAGGGATGACAGAGATCGCCGTCGACCCGCTGACGCTGGAGCCGCTTGCGGCCGGAGACATTCCCGCACCGGAGCATAAAAGCGATCACTGTGCCTGGGCAAATGCCCATGTGCCTCTGGTCCTTGTCCCACCGCTGCAGAGCCCTTTGTTGACCGGTCAGGCCCGGGCATCTGAGCTGCCATCGCTGCCTTCAATCCTTGCGATTGCCAGAGAGACCGGCCTGCCTCCGGCAACCGGACCACCCGTTTCCGTCTGACGTTTCCCTGAACAGAAACTCTCAGAACGGATATATCAGATGATGACTGCAACCGGCGGGGCCAGGACCCCGCAGGCAGCTTTGGCTGTCGCCCGGAATACGACCCCCACAGGAATTCTGCAGGGAGAGGCTGCATGACTGCCAGCCTTTCTTCGCAGAACACAGCCACCCGCGCCGCTGCGCCCTCCGGCCTCTATCGTGCGGTCTGGCGCTGGCATTTCTATGCCGGGCTGCTGGTGCTGCCCTTCCTGATCACGCTGGCGGTGACCGGCGCGCTCTATCTCTTCAAGGACGAGATAGACGGCTGGCTGCATGCCGATCTGAAACATGTGCAGATCGGCGAGGCGGCAACACTGCCCCCGTCAGAGCTGGTCGCCTCGGCCCTGCGGGCCGTGCCGGGGGTTGCGGTGAAATACACCGACCCGCCGCGTGAGGACATGTCGGTCGAGATCACGGTGCAGACCGAAGACCGGGGCCGTCTGGCGGTCTATATCGATCCGAGAAGCGGCGAGGTTCTGGGCAGCCTGCCCGATCGCGGCACCATCTCATGGACGATCAGATATCTGCATTCGCTGAAGTTCTTTGGCCAGGGGCCACGCATGCTGATCGAGATCGTTGCGGGCTGGACGATCCTGCTGGTGGCCACCGGGGTCTGGCTCTGGTGGCCGCGCGGGCAAAAGGGTGGCGTCGTCACCATCCGGGGCAGCAGGCAAAGGCGGGTGTTCTGGCGTGACCTCCATGCCGTGACCGGCATCTTTGTCGGGGGTTTCATCGTCTTTCTGGCGCTGACCGGCATGCCCTGGTCCTCGGTCTGGGGGGACAAGGTCAATCAATGGGCCAATGGCAGTAACTTTGGCTATCCTGCGGGGCTGCGCATAGACGTGCCGATGTCGGATGAGCATCTCGGCCATGTGGCAAAAACCTCCTGGTCGCTGGAACAGGCGCAACTCCCGGAAAGCCTGCCGCCGGAAGGCCCTCCGGGCGCCATGACGATGGAGCCGGTCGGCCTCGACTTTGCCATCGGGGCTTTTGACGCCCTTGGCCTGCATCCGGGCTATGCCGTCAGTCTGCCGCAATCCGCATCCGGGGTCTATTCCGGCTCGGTTTATCCCGATGATCTGACGGCGCAGCGCGTGGTTCATCTGGACCAGTACAGCGGCGCACCGCTGATCGACATGAGCTATGGTGATTACGGACCGCTGGGGCGCGGCCTCGAATGGGGGATCAATACCCATATGGGCCAGACCTATGGCCTTGCCAATCAGATCGTGCTGCTGCTGGCCTGTGCCGGGATGGTGCTGCTTTCGGTCTCGGCGGCGGTGATGTGGTGGAAACGCCGCCCTTCGGGGTCGCTCGGGGTGCCGCCACTGCCGGCAGAGCGCAAAGTGTTCATCGGCCTCTTCCTGCTTCTCGGGATTGGGGGCCTGCTGTTCCCGCTGACCGGGCTGTCGCTCGTGGTGATGATCGGGCTGGATCTTCTGTGGCAGCGGATCGCGGCAAGGCGGCCCCCAACCGCCCTCGGATAAGCAAAGACCCCGGGCGTGCGCAGAATATCGGCACGCCCGGGCCCGGGTGCAATGTCCGGGTGGCTGTTCCGGGCCCCGATCCGCCGGACAACCTGACAGAGCCCCTTCGTGCAGGGCTTTGACCGTCCGGCGCGGAAAAGGGGGCCGGTCAGGGCGATTTACATGGGGATAGTCAGGCTGTTTTCATCGCCCATTCCGAGATGCGTTAGAGGGTCTTACCCCAGCAGTTCATCGGACACACCACTCCAGAGGCGCAAAGCGCCAGGCATGAGTTCAAATCCGTTGCCCTTCAGCCATGTCAAAGCTCTGTCGTGATAACCCGGACATAACGGGCTGTTCTTCTGCGTGAGGATCGTGACCCGAAGGGTCGGAGACAGCTGTCCCCGGCCATCCGGTGCTCATGGTGCTGATCGTCGAAACAGGGAACACCTGGAACGAAGGTCCGTTCAGGCTCTGCGCCGGCGCAGCACATCAAGCCCTGCCGCGAGCACCAGAACGATCCCGGTAACCATAAGCCCCATTTCGGCCCTGGCATTCATCAGAATAAGGCCGTTGGCGAGCATTCCCAGCAGAACCACCCCAAGCGCCACCCGCAAGAGCGACCCACGGCCACCCGCAAAAGGCACACCTCCCAGCAGAACTGCGGTCAGCACACTCAGTTCCATCCCGATGCCAAGCGTTCCCGATGGCGCTGAGTTGATCCGTGCGATGGTCATCAGCGCTGCAAGGGCAGTTGCGAGACCAACTGCAACATAAAGCCAGATCGTCGTGCGCGCCACACCGATACCAACCAGAAAGGCGGCTCGCTCGTTCACACCCAGTGCAATGGCATGCCGGCTCATGGTCGCGTAACGCATGAAGATCAGCCCGAGGATCAGCACTGTCAGCATGATCCAGGTCAGGACAGGCAGTCCCAGCACCCGGCCATAGCCAATCCAAGTGAAGGCCTCGGGAAAGCCAAAAAGCGGGTTGGGCGACAGCCATTGTGCGAAGCCGCGAAACAGGGTCAGTCCGCCCAAGGTCACGATGATCGGCGACATTTTCAGCGCGCCGACCAGCACGCCGTTGATCAGACCGGTCAAGGCCCCCGTGCCGAGGACAAGCAGGACCGTGCCGGCAATCCCCAGATATGGAAAGGCGAGGCCCGCAATGACCGAGAACAATGCCAGTTGCGATCCGATGCTCAGATCTACCTTACCCGCCATCATCAGCACCGCAAAGGGAATGGCGATAGTCATCAATGTGGCAATCTGCACCGAGATGCTGATCAGATTGTCCAGCGTCAGAAAGACCGGGGACTGCAGGGTAAAAAACAGTCCCAGCATCAGGACGGCAAGCGGCAGCGCAGCCATTCCGACAGGGCCGGAAAGGTTGCGACGCGGCGCCGCTGCCGTGGTGGATGCAGACGTTACCGGCGGGGTTTGGGAAATCGTCATCGGGCAGCCCCTTCCTGTGCCTTGACCTCTGGCAGCGGCGGCGCCTCGATGGTTGCGGCAGTTTCGGTCTGATGCGTGTATTTATGGGCATACTCAACGAGAAGCCCGGCGGTGATGTCTTCGTCCATGCAGGCCACCTGGCGCCCTCTGGCGAGGATGATTGCCCGGTCACAGAGGCTGGCAATCTCTTCAGGGTCGGAAGAGGCAACCAGAATGGAGCCCCCTGTTGCTGTAAAGCGGCGCAGCAGTTGATAAAGATCTTCGCGGGCACCGATGTCGACGCCCTGTGTCGGCTCATCCAGCAGAAGCACACGGATACCGAGATCCGGGAACAGCCAGCGTCCCATCATCAGCTTTTGTGCATTGCCGCCGCTGAACAGATGGCCGGCCTGACCAGGCAGATTGGGGCGCAGCTGCATGAGGTCAGCTATTTCAGCGAACAGGCGCTTCTGACGGCGGGCACCGCCCGCAAAATCGCCGAAATGCGGCATAAGCAGGTTTTCCAGCGCAGTCAGCTCTCCGAAAAGACCTTGCTCCTTGCGATCGGATGCGACAAGCGCCAGTCCGGCCCGCCGCGCCGTTCCCGGGTCTTTCGGCCGTATTTCGCGGCCTGCGAGGCAGCGCCGCCCTGCCTGCTGTGGTCGCACGCCTGCAAGGCTCTCCAGAAGATCCGTGCGC
This genomic window from Rhodobacter sp. 24-YEA-8 contains:
- a CDS encoding ureidoglycolate lyase, which gives rise to MTESTAVRIELATRDNFAPFGHLISPEDGMPDFAGPNYSTWRYPLHLGGTADLTMLRHQYRPVVCARLERHSEITELRVPLDHRPSIVFLAATPHEPSPAEVHGFLVPGDCSILIARDCWHSSSFATDPRGAQFILISDRETEAELEEAGLDGTPAIRTQVLDWTGKACLVPDFGSLGKAFDRFR
- a CDS encoding LysR family transcriptional regulator, producing MDIRWLQDFLALAELRSFTRAAEFRSLSQAAFSRRMQSLEHWVGAELVRKGSQPVQLTEAGAQFREEARGTVDRLLEARASARASLFETRTQIRLAMPSVLARSDFRRVMEGLPLAKDLSFAVIVGTTAEVTARFIAGDADLLIAHDSPALPSHERMLQLDRLVLRRDRFRPYAAAGRGDFGFPGTRQQPFPLIGYGMRAYFGQLQEELLSRTGIRSSHRLVVQCDMSDILREAIAAGYGIGWLPESAVGGETGLVPVGGPEWELPMEICAFRPHRSPSALLGRVWAALAAEAG
- a CDS encoding aspartate ammonia-lyase translates to MQTTRIEEDNLGNLELPATCLWGVHTARAVENFPISGIPLADFPEFIRALAQVKQAAARANQRLGVLRPEKARVIDEVCDELIAGRWHESFRVDMIQGGAGTSTNMNMNEVIANLALLKMGHRPGDYAHLHPNDDVNRSQSTNDVYPSAMRLAMVAQCAALKAAQLRLVAALDERALAFAQIRKIGRTQLQDAVPMTLGQEFAGFAVTIREDIAIIERLSQLLLEINLGGTAIGTRVNTPEGYAEIAVTELAQISGLEVKLAGDLIEASSDTGAYVTFSGALKRIAVKLSKICNDLRLLSSGPRSGFMEIRLPAMQAGSSIMPGKVNPVIPEVVNQIAFQVIGNDLTVTMAAEAGQLQLNAFEPIIVLNVLQSIRILIQGMDVLTARCISGIEANIAQCEGALENSLVLATMLVPHIGYSRAASIAKAALADGSTVAETAVRLGFMTLAEVEAVYH
- a CDS encoding GNAT family N-acetyltransferase — translated: MQPIETERLILRNFQEGDAEALFAYLQAPVSSCFLDLRLADLAAARAETATRSGDDQQIAVALKGTGQLIGDLFPHPEAEEPDTVSIGWNFNPAFAGRGFALEAARALFDYFFSTAAARRLYACVEDHKTRSRQLCEGLGMRQEGTFVEFATFTSDAAGQPIYENTMQYALLRREQENG
- a CDS encoding DUF2946 family protein; the protein is MRSHRTGWLRNFALWVLFAPFLLTSLIAPGVMPVRDASGVLVLVICSAEGMTEIAVDPLTLEPLAAGDIPAPEHKSDHCAWANAHVPLVLVPPLQSPLLTGQARASELPSLPSILAIARETGLPPATGPPVSV
- a CDS encoding PepSY domain-containing protein, with protein sequence MTASLSSQNTATRAAAPSGLYRAVWRWHFYAGLLVLPFLITLAVTGALYLFKDEIDGWLHADLKHVQIGEAATLPPSELVASALRAVPGVAVKYTDPPREDMSVEITVQTEDRGRLAVYIDPRSGEVLGSLPDRGTISWTIRYLHSLKFFGQGPRMLIEIVAGWTILLVATGVWLWWPRGQKGGVVTIRGSRQRRVFWRDLHAVTGIFVGGFIVFLALTGMPWSSVWGDKVNQWANGSNFGYPAGLRIDVPMSDEHLGHVAKTSWSLEQAQLPESLPPEGPPGAMTMEPVGLDFAIGAFDALGLHPGYAVSLPQSASGVYSGSVYPDDLTAQRVVHLDQYSGAPLIDMSYGDYGPLGRGLEWGINTHMGQTYGLANQIVLLLACAGMVLLSVSAAVMWWKRRPSGSLGVPPLPAERKVFIGLFLLLGIGGLLFPLTGLSLVVMIGLDLLWQRIAARRPPTALG
- a CDS encoding ABC transporter permease; translation: MTISQTPPVTSASTTAAAPRRNLSGPVGMAALPLAVLMLGLFFTLQSPVFLTLDNLISISVQIATLMTIAIPFAVLMMAGKVDLSIGSQLALFSVIAGLAFPYLGIAGTVLLVLGTGALTGLINGVLVGALKMSPIIVTLGGLTLFRGFAQWLSPNPLFGFPEAFTWIGYGRVLGLPVLTWIMLTVLILGLIFMRYATMSRHAIALGVNERAAFLVGIGVARTTIWLYVAVGLATALAALMTIARINSAPSGTLGIGMELSVLTAVLLGGVPFAGGRGSLLRVALGVVLLGMLANGLILMNARAEMGLMVTGIVLVLAAGLDVLRRRRA